Proteins co-encoded in one Parascardovia denticolens DSM 10105 = JCM 12538 genomic window:
- a CDS encoding malolactic enzyme, which translates to MKTGYELLNDPFLNKGTAFTQEERKKFGLVGILPPVVQTIELQAARAYENVQRRENVTEKRHYLMNLFSRNRTLFFCLFSQHVQELMPIVYDPGIAESIRNYGEFFMTPQNAAYLTADHPEEMEEAIRNAAGDRDIELIVVTDAQAILGIGDWGTNGVSISTGKLMVYTAAAGIDPAKVLPVVIDAGTDRQSLLDDPLYLGFHHHRIGDEQYYAYIDQFMELVERMFPHLYLHFEDFGRGHAAVLLNRYVNRYPVFNDDIEGTGIISLAGILGALRISGEKLANQKYLCFGAGTAGCGIVKRICQEMVDQGMDVKEAQQHFYLVDKQGLLFDDMQDLTPEQAVFARSREEFADADALTTLAAAVKAIHPTILVGTSTQGGAFTEEIVKEMAAHTARPIIFPLSNPTELAEAKAEDLIRWTEGRALVATGIPSAPVSYKGVTYEIGQANNALIYPGLGLGVISADAKLVTDRMISVAAHSISDIVDASRAGAAVLPPVSELPEFSRTVAIAVAGEAVKEGLNRRTVDNVADAVDTQRWSPTYREFA; encoded by the coding sequence ATGAAAACAGGTTATGAACTTCTCAATGATCCGTTTTTGAACAAGGGGACTGCGTTTACGCAGGAGGAGAGGAAGAAATTCGGGCTGGTCGGCATTCTGCCGCCGGTGGTGCAGACGATTGAGCTGCAGGCGGCACGGGCATATGAAAACGTGCAGCGCAGGGAAAACGTCACAGAAAAACGTCACTATCTGATGAATCTCTTCAGCCGGAACCGGACCCTGTTTTTCTGCCTCTTCTCGCAGCATGTACAGGAACTTATGCCGATCGTCTATGATCCGGGCATCGCCGAGAGCATCCGCAATTACGGTGAGTTCTTTATGACGCCGCAGAACGCGGCTTATCTTACGGCAGATCATCCGGAGGAGATGGAGGAAGCCATCCGCAATGCGGCGGGAGACCGGGACATTGAGCTGATTGTGGTCACCGATGCGCAGGCCATTCTGGGAATCGGCGATTGGGGAACCAATGGCGTCAGCATTTCCACCGGAAAGTTGATGGTATATACCGCTGCGGCGGGCATTGACCCGGCGAAGGTGCTGCCGGTCGTCATCGATGCGGGCACGGATCGCCAGAGCCTTCTGGACGATCCACTGTATCTGGGCTTTCATCACCACCGGATCGGCGATGAGCAGTACTACGCCTATATTGACCAGTTCATGGAGCTTGTGGAGAGGATGTTCCCGCACCTGTACCTCCACTTCGAGGATTTCGGAAGAGGCCATGCGGCAGTGCTGCTGAACCGGTATGTCAACCGCTATCCAGTATTTAATGACGACATCGAGGGAACCGGCATCATTTCTCTGGCGGGGATACTCGGGGCGCTGCGCATCTCCGGCGAGAAGCTCGCCAACCAGAAGTACCTGTGCTTTGGCGCGGGAACGGCGGGCTGCGGCATTGTGAAGAGGATCTGCCAGGAAATGGTTGACCAAGGTATGGATGTCAAGGAAGCCCAACAACACTTCTATCTTGTCGACAAGCAGGGCCTTCTGTTCGACGACATGCAGGATCTGACCCCGGAGCAGGCCGTCTTTGCACGAAGCAGAGAGGAGTTCGCTGACGCGGATGCGCTGACCACACTGGCGGCAGCGGTGAAGGCGATCCATCCCACCATCCTGGTCGGGACATCCACGCAGGGCGGTGCCTTCACAGAGGAGATTGTGAAGGAGATGGCAGCCCACACGGCGCGCCCCATTATCTTCCCGCTGAGCAACCCGACGGAACTGGCGGAGGCAAAGGCGGAGGATCTCATCCGCTGGACCGAGGGACGGGCGCTGGTGGCAACGGGAATTCCGTCTGCGCCGGTCTCATATAAGGGCGTCACGTATGAAATCGGGCAGGCGAACAACGCCCTGATCTATCCGGGACTGGGGCTTGGCGTGATTAGTGCAGATGCAAAGCTTGTCACCGACCGGATGATCTCTGTCGCGGCTCACTCGATCAGTGACATTGTCGATGCTTCCCGTGCCGGTGCCGCAGTCCTTCCGCCGGTATCGGAACTCCCTGAGTTTTCGAGAACCGTGGCGATTGCCGTCGCCGGTGAGGCGGTCAAGGAGGGACTGAATCGTCGGACGGTGGATAACGTTGCCGATGCCGTGGATACACAAAGGTGGAGCCCTACATACAGAGAGTTTGCATAA
- a CDS encoding TetR/AcrR family transcriptional regulator, translating to MDTREAIKAEFMKEYAQKDFRLITVKALCAATPVARTTFYSYFDNTDDVCREVENDLIKGLLKVSRNVSSGNMPDMDFNRFMDEIERYIKDNWTNIYAFLVRQPNLRFIRKWKNAIVVNFRKRYPQKQSNRNYDAIAEMLASSVISAYTYWMEHPDTCDTKEIKPLLHKVLNSPVAAL from the coding sequence ATGGATACTAGAGAAGCAATTAAAGCCGAATTCATGAAAGAGTATGCCCAGAAAGACTTCCGGCTCATCACCGTGAAAGCTCTCTGCGCGGCGACGCCGGTCGCCCGGACTACGTTTTATTCCTATTTCGACAACACGGACGATGTGTGTCGCGAGGTGGAGAATGATCTCATCAAAGGACTGTTGAAGGTATCTCGGAATGTCTCTTCCGGGAATATGCCAGATATGGATTTCAATCGTTTTATGGATGAGATAGAAAGATACATAAAAGATAACTGGACCAATATTTATGCGTTCCTTGTACGGCAGCCCAATCTCAGATTTATCCGTAAATGGAAAAATGCAATCGTCGTAAATTTTCGAAAACGATATCCGCAGAAGCAAAGCAATAGGAACTATGACGCTATTGCCGAGATGTTGGCTTCGTCGGTCATCAGCGCCTACACGTATTGGATGGAGCATCCGGATACGTGCGACACAAAGGAGATCAAACCGCTGTTGCACAAGGTGCTGAATTCACCTGTGGCTGCATTGTAA
- a CDS encoding MBL fold metallo-hydrolase has product MLLYEVNQGRIGLGQCIDEQLVEMGIKDSDIDAVLITHLDCDHANGMKQVKGAKKFLVAADEIKFANKFTPVNKVRYYKGWWDGIKLTGFDWNDNQGPVGRSYDLLGDGSIEMINIPGHSDGLCAVKVKNEEGKFVLMFSDGGYARKSWEKMITSGIYTDKQLQKKSLQWIREQSLDPNCVESMASHDPDVAPHVIEL; this is encoded by the coding sequence GTGCTGCTTTATGAAGTGAATCAAGGTCGCATCGGATTGGGGCAGTGCATTGACGAACAGCTTGTAGAAATGGGCATCAAAGACTCCGATATTGACGCAGTGCTCATCACTCATCTCGATTGCGATCACGCCAACGGCATGAAACAGGTAAAAGGCGCGAAGAAGTTTTTGGTCGCAGCGGATGAAATCAAGTTCGCCAACAAGTTCACGCCCGTCAACAAGGTGCGTTACTACAAAGGCTGGTGGGACGGGATCAAACTGACAGGGTTTGACTGGAATGATAATCAGGGCCCTGTCGGTAGGTCTTATGACCTTCTTGGGGACGGATCCATTGAAATGATCAACATTCCAGGGCATTCCGATGGACTGTGTGCGGTCAAGGTCAAGAATGAGGAAGGCAAATTCGTGCTGATGTTCTCCGATGGCGGTTATGCGAGAAAAAGCTGGGAGAAGATGATCACCTCAGGTATTTATACGGACAAGCAGCTTCAGAAGAAGTCCCTCCAGTGGATCAGGGAACAGAGTCTTGACCCGAATTGTGTCGAGTCAATGGCAAGCCATGACCCGGATGTTGCTCCGCATGTCATAGAGCTGTGA
- a CDS encoding SDR family NAD(P)-dependent oxidoreductase gives MSPLRHHQTALITGASGGLGLEFAKILAKKKYDLVLVARNEGKIYSLKNELESEHGISVYPYAADLSAVDAALNVFNYTLENGITIDVLINNAGFGDSGSFADSDWRKQYEMVQLNVVAMMQLTHCFLNPMIEQGHGKILNISSVAAFSAGPYMSIYYATKCFVRSFSEAIAEEVKARESR, from the coding sequence GTGAGTCCATTGAGACACCATCAGACTGCTCTTATCACAGGAGCCTCCGGAGGACTTGGCTTGGAATTTGCCAAAATCCTTGCGAAAAAGAAATATGATCTTGTCCTTGTAGCGAGAAACGAGGGGAAAATATATTCTCTCAAAAATGAGCTTGAATCGGAACACGGCATATCGGTGTATCCATATGCGGCAGACTTGTCGGCTGTGGATGCTGCTTTGAATGTATTCAACTACACGTTGGAGAACGGCATCACAATCGATGTTCTTATTAACAACGCCGGTTTTGGTGATTCAGGCAGTTTCGCAGACAGCGACTGGCGAAAACAGTATGAGATGGTGCAGTTGAATGTCGTGGCGATGATGCAACTGACACATTGTTTTCTTAATCCGATGATCGAACAGGGGCATGGGAAGATTCTGAATATATCGTCCGTGGCGGCGTTCAGCGCTGGACCGTATATGAGCATCTACTATGCGACCAAGTGTTTCGTCAGAAGCTTTTCCGAAGCAATTGCAGAAGAGGTCAAGGCACGGGAGTCACGGTGA
- a CDS encoding Fic family protein, with protein MLDVLGDEELSTVQVMERLDLSRRPTFRKNYLNPALAQGVIEMTIPDKPNSRNQSCRRKQPDR; from the coding sequence CTGCTTGATGTTCTCGGTGATGAGGAATTGTCCACCGTTCAAGTCATGGAGAGACTTGACCTTTCTCGTAGGCCGACGTTTCGCAAGAACTATCTGAATCCGGCATTAGCGCAAGGAGTTATCGAAATGACAATTCCCGACAAGCCTAACAGCCGAAATCAGAGCTGCAGGAGAAAGCAACCTGATCGGTGA
- a CDS encoding Rrf2 family transcriptional regulator: MDTKFSSAIHMLILISESEAPMNSDQIAASVGTNASYIRKLTTRLSKTGIIEGHRSVSGFRMVRTPEDITLLDIYRSVMETDELHLFDLHQNPKDACIVGHNIRPVLSGMFRDMEESMERRLRGKTLADCIGHMRQYITQSNAMTNNARLCNATSDIVMTEDSTGINEEQEKNNESSSASSLR, encoded by the coding sequence GTGGATACAAAATTCTCCTCAGCTATTCATATGCTGATCCTGATTTCTGAATCAGAAGCACCGATGAATTCTGATCAGATCGCGGCCAGTGTCGGAACCAATGCGAGTTACATCCGCAAACTGACAACGCGGCTCAGCAAGACTGGAATCATCGAGGGACACCGTAGTGTCAGCGGTTTTCGCATGGTTAGAACGCCGGAAGATATCACGCTTCTGGATATATACAGAAGCGTGATGGAGACGGATGAACTGCATCTGTTTGATCTGCACCAGAATCCGAAAGACGCCTGTATCGTCGGGCATAATATCCGGCCGGTCCTTAGCGGCATGTTCCGTGACATGGAAGAGAGCATGGAAAGAAGACTGCGAGGGAAGACCCTTGCGGACTGCATCGGGCATATGCGTCAGTACATCACACAAAGTAATGCGATGACCAATAATGCCAGGCTGTGCAACGCCACATCCGACATTGTGATGACAGAAGATAGCACAGGAATTAATGAAGAACAGGAGAAAAACAATGAGAGCAGCAGTGCTTCCTCACTACGATAA
- a CDS encoding NADP-dependent oxidoreductase, translating into MRAAVLPHYDKDGTDLEIREEPIPVPEDDEVLVRIIAAAVNPLDNMIIRGEVKLIVPYKTPLVMGNEFAGVVEKTGRGVSRFKPGDRVYGRMPLKRIGAFAEYAAVSESALAVIPDYLSYEEASTVPLTALTTMQAFEIMQVKPGESVFVSGGTGSLGAMAIPVARSLGLHVYTNGSGENEERVLKLGAEKFIDYKKEKYTDVLANVDHVLDTLGDRELPDEFKVLKAGGNLVSLRGLPNGRFAQRSGMPLLKRILFQAAGSRYDKMAKAKGQTYDFLFVHEDGRQLEEIARLFGKDHPLETSIDTVFTLDQVNDALAKVKQGKSRGKTIIKMNV; encoded by the coding sequence ATGAGAGCAGCAGTGCTTCCTCACTACGATAAAGATGGTACGGACCTTGAAATCCGCGAGGAGCCCATTCCGGTTCCGGAAGATGATGAAGTCCTCGTCAGGATCATTGCGGCAGCCGTCAACCCTTTGGATAATATGATTATCCGGGGCGAGGTGAAACTGATCGTGCCGTATAAAACGCCGCTTGTCATGGGAAATGAGTTTGCCGGCGTGGTTGAAAAGACAGGGCGGGGCGTTTCCCGTTTCAAACCCGGAGACAGGGTTTACGGAAGAATGCCGCTGAAAAGGATTGGTGCGTTTGCGGAATATGCGGCTGTCAGCGAGTCCGCGCTTGCGGTGATTCCGGATTATCTGTCCTATGAAGAGGCATCGACTGTTCCGCTTACTGCGCTCACAACGATGCAGGCCTTTGAAATCATGCAGGTGAAGCCGGGTGAATCTGTGTTCGTTTCCGGTGGAACCGGGAGCCTCGGGGCAATGGCAATTCCTGTTGCCAGAAGCCTTGGACTCCATGTGTACACCAACGGCAGCGGAGAAAACGAAGAGCGTGTTTTAAAGCTTGGAGCGGAGAAATTCATCGATTATAAAAAAGAGAAGTATACGGATGTTCTGGCGAATGTAGATCATGTCCTGGACACGCTCGGCGACAGGGAGCTTCCGGATGAATTCAAGGTACTGAAAGCGGGTGGGAATCTGGTATCCCTGAGGGGACTTCCGAATGGAAGATTTGCTCAAAGAAGCGGGATGCCATTATTGAAGCGTATCCTTTTTCAGGCCGCCGGAAGCAGGTACGACAAGATGGCAAAAGCGAAGGGTCAGACCTATGATTTCCTTTTCGTGCATGAGGATGGACGTCAACTGGAGGAGATCGCCAGATTGTTCGGCAAAGATCATCCGTTGGAGACATCCATCGATACTGTCTTTACGCTGGATCAGGTCAACGATGCTCTGGCAAAGGTCAAACAGGGAAAATCCAGAGGGAAGACGATCATTAAAATGAACGTGTAA
- a CDS encoding VOC family protein, translated as MKAMKIKNLDHLVITTRNLDSCLHFYVDVLGMECDRGNGRYSVRFENQKFNIHTKKAEFLPAAAYPTSGSLDLCLVADVDIDSVKREIEGKGYPVEEGPVVRHGALGEMKSVYLRDPDGNLIELSSYQ; from the coding sequence ATGAAGGCCATGAAAATCAAGAACCTGGACCATCTGGTCATTACGACACGGAATCTCGATTCCTGTCTTCATTTTTATGTGGATGTCCTCGGCATGGAGTGTGACAGGGGCAACGGCAGGTATTCTGTGCGTTTTGAGAATCAGAAGTTCAATATTCACACGAAGAAGGCGGAGTTTCTACCAGCGGCAGCGTATCCGACATCTGGTAGCCTCGATCTGTGTCTTGTGGCCGACGTCGATATTGATTCCGTGAAACGCGAAATCGAAGGAAAAGGCTATCCTGTTGAGGAAGGCCCCGTGGTCCGTCATGGAGCGCTTGGGGAAATGAAAAGTGTATATCTGCGTGATCCGGATGGCAATCTGATAGAGTTGAGCAGTTATCAATGA